TTGAGCCGGCGGGGATCATTTGGACAACGAGATGCTTGTCCCAGATGAACACCTATCCAGATCGATCGCCGTTCCCCGTTCCCCGCGAGCGCCGTTACGATGGTACTTGATCATTCATGCGTTCCCGCCGTCGTTCTCATTGTCGAGGACGAGATGGTGCTCCGCATGCGCGCGGTCGACATGGTGGAAGACGCCGGATACACACCACTCGAGGCGCTGGACGCGGCGGAAGCCGTTGCCATCCTGGAATCCCGATCGGACGTCGCGCTGATGTGCACGGATATTCAGATGCCCGGCCCAATGGACGGCATCGGACTTGCGCATGCCGTCCATGAGCGTTGGCCGACGATCAGGATCATCGTGGTATCGGGGCAATTGAACCTGCCGCACCTCGATCTTCCTCCCCGCAGCAGGTTTCTCGGCAAGCCGCTCAATGCCGGGGAAGTGATAGCCGAAATGCGTGACATGATCGGCTACGCCTGAGACGCCAGCAGTTTGACGCCTAATACGATCCAATCGCGTGATTGCGTACAAAACCGAGCCACCGAAGATCAGTGCGGTACCTAACCCATGGTGATACGATCAACGATGTCTGAAAGCGATCTCCGGACGGACCCGCGCCCCGCAAGCAAGGCAGCCCCATATCAGGACGAACTGGCGGCCGAAAACGTCAGCCTGAGGCTTCTGCTCGCGCAGGCCGAGATCAATGCGCAGAGTCTGCTGGCCACGGCCGGCATCGACGCCAGAGAGCGCGAAGCGGCCGACAAGCTGCAGAGGCTGATCCTCGAG
This portion of the Bradyrhizobium sp. AZCC 2262 genome encodes:
- a CDS encoding response regulator: MVLDHSCVPAVVLIVEDEMVLRMRAVDMVEDAGYTPLEALDAAEAVAILESRSDVALMCTDIQMPGPMDGIGLAHAVHERWPTIRIIVVSGQLNLPHLDLPPRSRFLGKPLNAGEVIAEMRDMIGYA